The DNA segment TGGAACTGTCGCCAAAACAGAATCCCTGACTGCGGAAAGTTTTGAGGAAGGTTTATTAGATTATCCCCAGTACACCCGTCCGGCAAACTTTCGCGGCTGGAAAGTCCCTGATGTTTTGTTATCTGGAAATCACGCCGCTATTGCCCAATGGCGCTATGAACAACAGATTAAAAGAACAAGCGATCGCCGCCCTGATTTGCTAGAAAAATGGCAACAGGAGAAGAAGCAGGGGAGCAGGGAGCAGGGAGCAAGGGAAGCAGGGGGAGTAGGGGGAGAAATAACAACTGACGACTGACAACTGACTAATGACTATGAGTATAAGAATTGGTAACGGCTACGATATTCACAGATTAGTGAGCGATCGCGCTTTGATTTTGGGTGGTGTCCACATTCCCCATGAACTTGGTTTATTGGGGCATAGTGATGCTGATGTCCTCACTCACGCCATTATGGATGCCATGTTGGGGGCATTATCTTTGGGGGATATTGGTCATTATTTCCCCCCCACTGATCCCCAATGGGCTGGGGCAGATAGTTTAGTTTTGTTAAGTCAGGTAAATGAGTTAATCCGCACTCAAGGTTGGCGTATAGGTAACATTGACTCGGTAGTAGTTGCAGAACGTCCAAAATTGAAACCACACATTAAAACCATGCGTGACAAACTAGCCGATATTTTGCAATTAGAACCAAATCAAATTGGTGTCAAAGCTACAACTAATGAGAAATTAGGGCCTGTGGGACGAGAAGAGGGTATTTGTGCTTATGCTGTTGTCTTGCTGGTAAGTTCTGATGAGATTAGTTAACTCAAAATTGGAGGATGGAGAATGCAGGCAAAAATGCAACATAGCTAAAATATTAAATCAACTATTAGTGCATCTAAATTTATGCCATATACAAATAATCTCATTTCCTTAATTAAGCGTTTTTGGATACTCATAATTCTGGCTGCATTTACAGCAGTTACAGTTGCAGCTTGTAACCCATCTAACTTTAGAAGCTCGGCTGCTCAGATACCGCAATTAGTAACTAGTATTCTCAGTGATCCTAAAACATTCAACTATCCTTTAAGTTCGGAATCACCTAATGTTTTTGGGTTGATTTATGAGGGGTTAATTAGCGAAAATTATGATACTGGTGAAGTCGAGCCAGCTTTAGCAGAATCTTGGACGATTTCTGAAGATAAATTAAAAATTGTTTTTACTCTTCGTGAGGGTTTAAAGTGGTCGGATGGGCAACCACTAACTGTAGATGATGTTGTATTTACTTACAATGACATTTACTTTAACGAAGCCATTCCTACAGATATCAGAGATATTATGAGGATTGGTGAAAGTCGGAAATTGCCAACTGTGAGAAAAGTTGATACTCGTCGAGTTGAGTTTGCTGTTCCCGAACCGTTCGCGCCTTTTTTACGCAGTGCGACAGGTGCGGCAATCTTACCAGCCCATGCACTACGAGAATCTATAAAAACCAAAGATAGTGAGGGTAAGCCCACGTTTTTACAAAAATGGGGGGTAGATACACCGCCAGACCAAATTGTCGTGAATGGTTTGTACAAATTGGAGCGTTATGACACCAGTGAACGTGTAGTTTTCCGACGCAATCCTTACTATTGGCGTAAAGGCCCAAAAGGTGAATCTCAACCTTATATTGAACGATTGGTCTGGCAAATTGTCGAATCAACAGATACCTCGTTACTACAGTTTCGTTCTGGTGGTTTGGATAGTATTGGTGTTTCCCCAGACTACTTTTCTCTGCTGAAGGTGCAAGAAAAGCAAGGTAATTTTAAGATATATAATGGCGGCCCGGCGGCTGGGACAACTTTTATATTGTTTAACTTGAATAAGGGTAAAAGAGACGGTAAACCATTAGTTGATCCGGTAAAATCCCGTTGGTTTAATACAGTAGAGTTTCGTCAAGCTGTGGCTTATGCAGTTGACCGCCAAACGATGATTAATAATATTTATCGGGGTTTGGGTCAAACGCAAAATTCCCCAATTTCTGTACAAAGTCCTTATTATCTGTCGCCCGAAGAAGGGTTAAAGGTTTACGATTACAATTTAGAAAAAGCCAAGCAATTGTTATTGAAAACGGGCTTTAAATATAATGCTCAAAATCAGTTATTAGACTCTGAAGGTAATCGAGTCCGCTTTACACTGCTGACGAATGCTGGTAACAAAATTCGTGAGGCAATGGGGTCACAGATTAAACAAGATTTGAGCAAAATCGGCATACAGGTAGATTTTACACCCTTGGCATGGAATACTTATACAGACAAGCTGGCGAATACTTTAGATTGGGAAGCTTCCATGCTGGGTTTGACTGGCGGTTTAGAACCAAATGATGGTGCTAATGTCTGGAATCCTGAAGGCGGATTACATATGTTTAACCAAAAGCCCCAAGCAGGACAAAAGCCCATTACAGGTTGGGAAGTAGCACCGTGGGAAGCGAAAATCGGTCAACTCTACATTCAAGGTGCTAGAGAGTTAGACGAAACCAAACGTAAAGCAATCTATGCCGAAACCCAAAAAATCACTCAAGAGAACTTACCATTCATTTACTTGGTAAATCCATATTCATTATCCGCAGTACGCGATCGCTTTGCAGGTATTCGCTTCTCAGCACTAGGTGGCGCATTCTGGAACTTGTACGAAATCAAAATAGTTAAGTAGGTAATTGGTAATTGGTAAGCAAGAAAACTTTTACCCATTACCCATCACCCATTACCCATCACCACATTACCCAAAATTACCGTGACTCAACCTGAAGCTTTGCGATCGCTCCTAGAGGCGGTTGCCAATGGTAAAGTTACCCCAGATAAGGCTTTACACTCTCTCAAAGACTTAGCCTATGAACCTGTGGGTGAGTTTGCCAAAATTGATAATCACCGTCATCTGAGAACTGGTTTCCCAGAAGTAATTTGGGGGCCAGGTAAAACACCAGAACAAATTGTGCAGATTATGGAGGTGATGCGTCAGCGCAATCCGGTAGTGATGGCTACCCGCATTGAACCAAGCGTTTATACTCTATTGCAACCAAAAATTAGAGATTTACGTTACTACGAATTGGCAAGAATTTGCGCTATCATTCCGCCGACTATCGAACCACGCTTTGCAGGAATTATCAGTATTCTTTCTGCGGGTACTGCTGACTTACCCGTGGCTGAGGAAGCAGCCGTGACAGCCGAACTGTCTGGTTTTCGTGTACAGCGTCTTTGGGATGTGGGTGTTGCAGGGATTCATCGCTTGCTGAGTAATCGCCATCTGATTGAATCAGCATCAGTGTTGATTGTCGTCGCGGGGATGGAAGGCGCGTTACCCAGTGTGGTGGCTGGTTTAGCTAGTTGTCCTGTAATTGCTGTGCCTACTAGTGTGGGTTATGGTGCTAGTTTTGGCGGTTTAGCACCTTTATTGACAATGCTCAATTCATGTGCAGCTGGTGTAGGCGTAGTCAATATAGATAATGGTTTTGGTGCAGCCGTGTTGGCTGGGCAAATTTTGCGGACAGCCGAGAAATTGCGGTTGGCATCACAAGAATCTTGAGTTATGACATCAAGGTAATTGGGGGAAATAAATTCAAAATTCAAAATTCGTCTTGGAAAGTTGGGCGGGACGGAAACCGACACCGCCCACTTTCCGCAAAATTCAAAATTTTTACATGGATTTTGGGTTTGAAAATAATTTCCAACCTCTAGGCTTTACCTTAGTTACCTCAGATGAACTACTTTAACGATTTAATATTTGAGACTGTTGGGTATTTTTCTGTTAATTTCCCTATGCTGGCGCAGAATGTGACCGACCCTAACGTTGTTGGTCAGATCCAAAAAACCTGGAATCATTTTATCCAGACAGGTCAAGTCTGGGCGCTGTTGATTGGTTTAGTTATTGGCTATATGTTCCGTAACCTGACTAAGTACGGTTGACAATAGTGAGGGCTAGGGGGTAGGGAGTAGGGAATAACGATAAATAGTAAGCTGAAAGGTTAGGGAGCAGGAGAAAGAAAATTTACCCAATCCCCAGCCCCCAGTCCCCCAATCCCCAGTCCCCTTGTATTTATGACCGAAAAACAAACTTGGAGTCAGCGATTTGAATCTGCTCTACATCCAGCGATCGCTCTTTTTAATGCCAGTATAAGTTTTGACATAGAATTAATAGAATACGACCTTACAGGCTCTCAAGCTCATGCCCAGATGTTGGCGCATACGGGGATTATTTCGCCGGCAGAAGGAGAACAACTAGTTGCAGGTTTAGAACAAATTCGTGAAGAATATCGCCAGGGCAAATTTCAACCTGGTATCGATGCGGAAGATGTCCACTTTGCAGTTGAGCGACGGTTAACAGAAATTGTTGGAGATGTAGGTAAGAAATTACATACTGCGCGATCGCGTAATGATCAAGTCGGTACGGATACAAGACTTTACCTACGTGACCAAATTTTACAAATCAAAACCCAATTACGGGAATTTCAACGGGTCTTATTAGATATAGCTGAAAAAAACGTGGAAACTCTAATTCCTGGTTACACTCACCTACAACGCGCCCAGCCTGTGAGTTTAGCTCATCACTTGTTGGCTTACTTCCAAATGGCACAACGGGACTGGGAACGCTTAGGGGATGTTTATCGCCGGGTGAATATTTCGCCTTTGGGGTGTGGTGCTTTAGCTGGTACGACTTTTCCCATTGACCGCCACTACACAGCCGAATTGTTGCAGTTTGAGCGTATTTACGAGAATAGCTTGGATGGAGTGAGCGATCGCGATTTTGCCATTGAATTTTTGTGTGCGGCTAGTCTGATTATGGTTCACCTCAGCCGTCTTTCTGAAGAAATTATTCTTTGGGCATCGGAAGAATTTCGCTTCGTCATCCTCAAAGATAGTTGTGCAACAGGTTCCAGCATTATGCCCCAAAAGAAAAACCCCGACGTACCGGAATTAGTCAGGGGAAAAACTGGGCGTGTATTTGGTCATCTCCAAGCAATGTTGGTAATCATGAAAGGATTACCCTTGGCATATAACAAAGACCTGCAAGAAGACAAAGAAGGTTTATTTGACAGCGTTAACACAGTTAAGGCTTGTCTGGAAGCCATGACAATCTTGCTACAGGAAGGCTTGGAATTTCGGACTCAGCGCCTAGCTGAAGCTGTCACACAAGATTTTTCTAACGCTACCGATGTCGCAGATTATCTAGCAGCCAGGGGTGTTCCCTTCCGCGAAGCTTATAATATCGTGGGTAAAGTCGTTAAAACCAGTATTGCTGCTGGCAAACTTTTAAAGGATTTAACCTTAGAAGAATGGCAACAAATACACCCAAAATTTGCCGACGATATTTATGAAGCCATCTCCCCTCGTCAAGTTGTAGCTGCACGTAACAGTTACGGTGGTACTGGTTTTGCCCAGGTGAGTAAAGCCGTCAGCGCGGCGCGTAAGGAAATTGGAGAATAGGGGTGTAGGGGTTATTAGCGTACATCCAAACACAACTGACAACTGACAACTGACACGCAAAGCGGAATAAAAAACAAGGGTGTACAAGACGTACACCCTAAAAAACAAAACACTTAAAGAATCAAAATCTGAATAGACGAATTATTCAGCATCAACTGCTGCTGCGCCTTCTTCTTCCTCACTCTTAGGTGTTCTTTGTTGGAACCTTCTTTGCATTCTTCCCGTTGTAGTCCGTTTACGAAACTTTCTGGCGTATGCCTGGTTCCGTAGCGCCTTTTCTTTTTTCGGGTTACGGCGCTTTGCCATATTCACCTCGTTAATAAACAACAAAAAATGGCTGCTAGGCATTTTTTAGAGAATATCAGCCACAAACGTTATTGATAAAGCTCTGGCCTAGTTTAGCTGTCATAAATCTTTGAACAGCATACAATCCTACCCCATTTAATTTGGTTGTGTCAATGGCAACTAGCCTTAACAATTCAAAATTCAAAATTAAAGACAGTTGGAGTCGGGGATTGAAACCCTTGAATTTAGGATAAAAAAGCGGGGTATGAGAGGAATTAATTACTGAGATAAAACTATCAACACTCAGATACAGCCCGTAAAACACTTAAGTGTAAATACTGTGTAAAATCATATATAAGCGTTTTGAGAAGCTTGCATATCAATACAAAATAGCAAACTATAAAAAGTTTTGCCTTTTGTGAAAATTATGTTAAGGTCTTGTTTTACACTCTAAACCCATAAGAGTTAGGATAGCTGGCGGCGACAGACTATCTGTTTACTTATGGCTCCTGACTCTTAAATTCTTTTTTGAAAATAATTAGGACAGGTTAAATGATTAAATATCGCCAATGGTCAAAGTATCTGGCTGTTTTATCTTCAGCCGCAGTTTTGGGAACTGATTTAGCAATTCCTTCAGCTATTGCCCAAACGACTATCAAATCATCTGTTGGTAAGGCTGTAACCTTCACCTGCAATGACTCTGAGGCGACTATCAAGGCCAAAAAAGGTCCTAAGGTGACGATTGGACTGACAAATATTTACATCGGTTATCAGCAAGTATCATCCAATAACAAAGACCCACGCATTATCCGTTTTGATAATGGTTTTAGAACATGGTGTCGTAGTGACTATGAAACTACAGGGGACGACGGTACAGGCTACGGATTGTATTGGGATGGAGGAAGTAATCTGTATGGTGTTTTCACTTCTACAGGTACTCAAACAGGCAACGATTTTCGTCGTTTTGCTACTCAAGGTTGGTTGACTAGCTATGGTCGAGGTGGCGGTGCAAAAGTGGCGGTAATCGCTCGGATTAATCCCAGCAATGGTAGTGTTACCTCGGCGACTTATCTATCTGCTATCAAGATGGATGGTAAAAGTAACTCTTTGGCGGTTACTAGTCTGGCATGGAATGGCACAAATTTGACGGTGAAAGCTGATTCCTGGTGGTCTCCTCGCCGTCGTGATAAAACTCGCATGAATTGTTCTGGTACATCACCTTTTAAATACACAGTTGCATTTGCAGCCAACTTAAGAAGCGTAAGTTCAGCTTCAGCAGTTAACTGTAGCTGAGTTGATAATTCGTAATTACGAATTGTAGGTTTAATTTTGCTGTCAGGGTTGTATCACCTTTTTTTCAAAATACAAATTACAGTGTTTTTCTCTTCATTAACACTGCTTAGTTCAATCCAAAAAGTAATTAAAACAGTCTTTAATAATGGTTACCTGATTTGCGATGATGCACGGCTGTAACACCGTCCTGATTTAGGACTTTGCCATTTTCTACAGTTGCATAAACCAGCCAGTGGTCGCCTGATTCCATACGGTTTTGGACTGAACATTCCAAATATGCTAGAGCATCTTGCAGTACAGGACTACCGTTTTCAGCTTCGGCTGTCGCCACATCAGCGAATCTATCTTGTGCGGGGCCGAATGGTTTGAGAAAGTGTTTCATCAATCCCAGGTGATTACCCTCTTTTAGAACATTGAGAACAAATTTATTCCCGGTATGGGTCAGCGTTTCTACTGCACGGTCTTTGGCAACGGCGATGGTTAAGCCAGGCGGATTAAAGCTGGCTTGAGCCACCCAAGAGGCTAACATGGCGCTGGATATTTCCCCTTGCTTGGCGGTAACAACGCAAAGTGACCCGACTATTCGTCCCACGGCTTGTTCTACATTTGTGGCTGGTACACTTTGAGTCCGGACTTTCCTGGCTTTCTTCAAGGCTTGGGCAAAGTCGGTTCCGGCTTCTTCGCACATTTGCAAGGTGACTTCGTTGGGTTTGAATTTGACGCGAATAGAGTCAAAACCAAATCTATAACCGGCATCTTTGAGTTTACTTTCAATTAAATCAACCGCTTCACCACTCCAGCCAAAGGAACCAAACACGCCAGCTAATTTGTTATTGGTGGCGGTTGATAAAACTATACCTAAAGCTGTTTGCACTGGTGTGGGTGCATGACCGCCAAGGGTGGGGGAACCCATAACAAAACCAGCAGATTTTTCGACTGCGGCGCGAATTTCTTCCGGGTCGGCAAATTCACAGTTAATTGATTCTACCGCGACACCAGCTTTAGTAATACCACGAGCGATCGCCTGTGCCAATGTCGCTGTGTTTCCATAAGCTGACGCATAAATCAATGCGACTGTCAAGTCAGCAGAGGTTTGTTGTTGACTCCATTCGCGGTAGGCGTGGGTAAGTTCAATTAAGCCGTAACGCACCAAGGGGCCGTGACCAGTTGCATACAAGCGTGTAGGGAAATCGGCAAGTTTATCTAAAGCTGTTTCCACTTGCCTGGCATGGGGAGCCATCAAGCAATCATAATAGTAACGGCGGTCTTCGTTGATTGTTGCCCAACCTTCATCAAATACTTGGTCGCCGCAAATATGCGCCCCAAATAGCTTATCTGTATAGAGAATTTCGGTTTGGGGGTCGTAGGTACATAATTCATCGGCGTAGCGGGGGTTAGGTGTGGGGATGAATTGTAAATTATGCCCTTTCCCTAAATCGAGGGTTTCCTCACCCCGCATAATCAGCATTGGTAAATCCGGGTTTTCTAGCACCCCACGCAAATTAATCGCCCCTGGATTAGAACAGACAAAGGTAATTTGTGGTGCTATTTCTAGTAAAGCTTTTAAGGTAGCCGCACGGTTGGGGTTAATGTGACCGAGAATAACATAATTGATTTCTGTGACATCTAGTCGTTTCTGCAACGCATCCAGATAAATCTGCGTGAAGGTTTCCCCTGGCGGGTCAATCAGAGCCAGCTTATCACCTTGGATTAAATAAGAGTTAGCCGTGGTTCCCTTAGCTAAAGCATACTCAATTTCAAATCTTAATCTTGTCCAACTGCGCGATCGCAGTACTGTAGTATTTGTACCAATGGGTAGGACTTGAACGTCTCGTGGTTTGGTTTGTGACATAGTTTTTAAATAAGTGCTTTGTTTTTAAACATTTTTTAGCAATTAAACGGCAATTGCTACAAATAACTACACATTTACAATTAAAGCCTAATTTGTTTGTTTGAATTTGCGGTATTTATTATGGATAAGATAATCTTCACTTTTGTTAGAAGAGTAGGCTTGTGGCAGGGTAATTATTCCCGATATCTCGTGATTAATCGCGTCTTTCCACTCCGCTAGGCTTATTTCTGTCCACTGAGAGCGATTATAGTTTTAGTAGAGTGCGTCAGTATGAATAATTTCTTGGTGTAGTGAGGTTTTCTGACACTGACGCACCCTACATCATCTATTAAAAAAGCGATCGCCTCAAACAACGCTGTTAAAATAAAACCATACTCGATGCCGTATCCATCCTATGACTATTGCGCCAGAAAAAAATCCGCAAACGCAAATGAACTCTGGTGAGATGACACGATGCTTTGATTTATAAGTTTTACTTAAGCTGTCGTAACGACAACATAAGCATTTGCCACAAATAGATAAACGTTCGTAACGACACAAGTTGTGTTCGTAACGAACGGACAAGCTGTGGTAACGACAAAAACTTTATTCGTAACGTCTGTTTCTGTGTTGGTAACAAATGAACAAGCTGTTGTTACCACAAGAACTTGATTTGTAACGTCACTGTTGTAAAAGTGCTTAAATGATTCTGAAGAGGATTTGCTTTAAGCTTTGCATTGTACGAGTAGTAATATCATGCTGATGCCAAGCTTGATAGAATTTGGAGTAAGGCATATTCTGGGCGCATTCCCAGGCTAAATCGTAGTTATCACCATACAATCGCCGATAACCACTTAAAGTTTTGACTGCCTCAAAGAAATACTTATTGTCTTGTAGAATTTTCCCTAAGCTAAATGCAGCCTGACTACGGGTGTCGTCATCCACATGATTTAATAGTACGACTAGCATCAAGGCAGTGATCGCTTTTCCATTACCTGTGCCAATTTTCCCTAAGCTTTCTGCTGCTTGTCTACGGGTGTAATTTTTCACATTTTTTGATTGCAGCAATTTTACCAAAGCAGTGATCGCATTTTCATTGCCTGGGTCGATTTTTTCTAAGCTTTCTGCTACCCGTTGGCAGGTCGAGTCATCCAGATTATTTGATTGCAGCAATTTTACCAAAGCAGCGATCGCCTTTTCATTGCCTGCGCCGATTTGCCCTAAGCTTTTTGCTGCCTGCCAACGCGTCAAGTCATCCACACTTTTTGATTGCAGCAGTTGTATCAAGGCGGCGATCGCATTTTCATTGCCTATGCCGATTTTCCCTAAGCTTGATGCTGCCAGCCTACGGGTGTAGTCATCTACAGTAGTTGATTGCAGCAGTTCCATCAAGGCGGCGATCGCATTTTCATTGCCTGTGGCGATTTGCCCTAAGCTATCTGGTGCTAGGCTACGAGTGAAGTCACCCACACTTTTTGATTGCAGCAGTTGCAATAAAGCAGCGATCGCTTCTTTATTGCCTGGGTCGATTTTCCCTAAGCTTGATGCTGCGGACATACGGGTGTATTTATCTACATCAGGTGATTGCAGCACTTGCACTAAAGCAGCGATTGCAATTTCATTGCCTGGGTCGATTTGACCTAAGCTGTATACTACCTGACTACGGGTGTCGTCATCCAGATTATTTGATTGCAGTAGTTGCACTAAAGCAGCGATTGCAAATTCATTGCCTGGGTCGATTTGACCTAAGCTATGTGCTGCTAGGCTACGAGTCAACACAGCCACATTCTTTGATCGCACCAGTTGTAGCAAGACGGCGATGGCAATTTCATCGCCAGGGTTGATTTGCCCTAAGCTATGTGCTGCTAGGCTACGAGTCAAGTCATCCACATTCTTTGATTGCAGGAGTTGCAACAAAGTTGCGATCGCTTTTTCATTACCTATGCCGATTTTCCCTAAACTTTCTGCTGCCTGCCAACGGATGCCGTTATCCACATTATTTGATTGCAGAAGTTGCAACAAAGCTGTAATCGCAATTTCATTGCCTTTGCCGATTTTCCCTAAGCTTTCTGCCACCTGCCAACGGGTGTAGTTTTTCACATTCTTTGATTGCAGGAGTTGCAACAAAGCTGCGATCGCTTTTGTACGGTTGATTTTTTGTAATGTTGATCTAGCTTCCTCTTCAATTGCTTTGGGAAAGCTGCTCCACTCTTTCTTTTTATCTAAATAACCAAAGCTCCACTTGACAATTTGCGCTACTATTTCATTGTCTCTATAAGAACCTTTAAACTCTGCAATTCCTGCGGCGGCTAAAAAATAGGCGCGATATTCATAAAATCCTTTATCTATATCTTCTCTATTCCGCTTGCCACATCTATCTTTAAAACTAACTAAAGCATTGATAAACTGTTGTTTTTGCCATTTGAGGTTTTCCTCTTCTCGCCCTAACCAAAGTAATATTGTTTGCTTCCATCGCGGTTCAAAAATGCGATAAGTTCCTTGATTGGGAGTATTAGGAACGTGGTTGAGAAAGAAATGCCAGTCATTGATAGCTTTAGCAGCAAAGTACTCTTGAAATGAAGCATGAAAGAAAGCGTAAACAGGTTTTCTATTTGTATCTATCCCTACACGGTTCAGCCAGCCGTGATTTAGTGCCAATTTCAGCAGTGATTTTTCATCTTCAGCATCTCCCAAAAACCGACTAACAAAATCCTGCCGCAATCGAAAACGGGTTGCTTCTTTATCTATTGCTGCTTTAGCCAATTCCCCTAGTTTGATATTGAGTTGCTGATGCTGGTCAGATGTTGTAGCAAATTCCTCTTTTTTCCACTTGTAGAAGTCATTAACAAATTGCTGATAGAGTCCCGCTTGAGTATCGGGTAATTTGCCATCTCCTGATTGCCAATTTAAACACAGCAGCGTCAACCGCAAAGGATTTTTTACTAAATCCTGAATCCGTTCTTTACCTGATTCTTTTAGAGCAGTGCATAACTGCTTTCCAGTTTCGGGAATAGCAGCGAACCATCTGTGAATAAATTTCTCTACCTGTTCTGGATAAGAAAAATCTAAACTGCGATAGGTATCAAAATCATCAAGTGCATTAATGCTGCCATCCCACAGATTAACTCGACAAGTCAGCACAATTCGCGCTTGAGAAATTAACCCTGCTTCACGAAATTGCCGTGCAATCTCTGTTAGAGGATTAGATGCAGACATTTCATCTAACCCATCTAGCAGCAGCCACACATTATCTTGCTTAAATAAAGCAACAAAATTCTCCTTTAGTTGCTTAGTGGCTTCAGCTTTATCTACTTTCTCAGCCACCTGAGTCAACCAAGTTTCCAACAGATAAGATTTGAGTTCCTTTCCTCGCAAATCTGCTAAAGATACCCAAATGACAATCGACTGGGGAATCTCACGAGATACCCAATTAGCAATCTGCTGTAAGAGTGTTGTCTTTCCTGCACCTGGTTCACCAATAATTGCAATTCGCTTACCTTGACTTTTAGGCGTGTTCTTCTGTTTGAGAACTTCTTCTAAAAAAGCATCATGCTCAAATGTTTTGGTGATTTCTGTCTCCTTGTACAGTTCTGAACCCTGTTCTGGAGAAATATCACCTTGAGGCTTAGGCTGTTTTTTACGCTCAACTAATCCCAGTGGTACATAAACATCATCAACTTGGAGCGTTACGCCTTCCGTTGATGTCAGAGGATTTGTAGTCAGCTTGCGCCGTTCTGCAATTATTTCACAACAGATTTCACGCCAGTCATCGGGAGTTAACTTTGTCCCCTCCTCCCCTGGAGACGACTGCGGTCAGTTGTAAGTATTGTTTTGTGTGAAATGTTCGATATTTTGAGCAACTGTAGCACCTTTCTCTGCTTTTATTGTCTCTGCCATCTTAGTAAAATTTTTAACAACTGATGGGTGTGACTTGATTTCATCTGCTAACTTTTTAATTTCCTTAGCGGCCTCAGACTTGTCATTATTAACTACTGCTTCTACATCCACGACAGCTTGAGCAATTTCGGGGTCTTGTGCTGCTTGTGTCAGTTCTAACACTGCTTGACCGTAATCTAATCTCTCCGGTTCATCACTGGTAAGAGATGGTGCTTGATTCTTTCGGCGTAGCAACTCTATCAACTGACCAGGAGCATTCCATAAAACATCACCAATGTTTTCGCCGATTTTCTCTTGTGCTTTAGTCCAAAATACGGTAGCTACAGCAATCAATAAGCTCTCAATGGTCATATATCCACTATAAATAGGCTAAAATAGCGTCAAAATTTGTCTGTATATATTCTAGTGGTGATATTACTGATACGCCAAATGTGAAGGCGATCGCTCTTGGCGGCTGTTTAGTCAATTATTAGGTAAGATAAAGTGCGATCGCCATGACTCATCAAAGGTAATCTTATCTGTATTTCTCTACAGATTCCACAGCAATATTAAATTGTTGAGCAATCTGTTCTACACTCATCCCAGTTTTTAGTAACAGTGGGACAGCAACTTTCAACAGTTCTTCTCGACCTTCTTCTCGACCTTCTTCTCGACCCTCAGCTTTAGCTTCTTGATATACTCTTGTTTGCTCTAAAGTTATTCCTAGCATAGCTTCTACTTCCTGTCGACTCAAAGACGAAAACTTGTAAACAGCAATTGTCGTAATAATTTCGATGATTTCGTTTTTTGGTAGCCTACCTGTTTCTTCTAATTTTACTCGTTGAATTAGTTGCTTGGCTTGCTCTGCCATTGTTTCAGAGGATGCAATTGTTAACAGCATTAAGTTGATGCTGATTGGCAGAGTATCAGAAGTAACTAATTCATCCAAATAAATGCGCTGCACTTGGTCGCTGTTTAAAAATATGCGATGAGTTATTGTGTCCCTTGGTTCCAGACTGCGAGTTGGAAAAATCACCACACAATACCAGTCATCATACTGGGACTGATTACGGTACAAATAGGTTAGCGACTCGGTAAAAAAGCGATGATATAAAAACTCTACCCACAAGGGGATAGAGTTTTGTCAGTGGTCAGTGGTCAGT comes from the Nostoc sp. PCC 7120 = FACHB-418 genome and includes:
- a CDS encoding HEAT repeat domain-containing protein; protein product: MCCEIIAERRKLTTNPLTSTEGVTLQVDDVYVPLGLVERKKQPKPQGDISPEQGSELYKETEITKTFEHDAFLEEVLKQKNTPKSQGKRIAIIGEPGAGKTTLLQQIANWVSREIPQSIVIWVSLADLRGKELKSYLLETWLTQVAEKVDKAEATKQLKENFVALFKQDNVWLLLDGLDEMSASNPLTEIARQFREAGLISQARIVLTCRVNLWDGSINALDDFDTYRSLDFSYPEQVEKFIHRWFAAIPETGKQLCTALKESGKERIQDLVKNPLRLTLLCLNWQSGDGKLPDTQAGLYQQFVNDFYKWKKEEFATTSDQHQQLNIKLGELAKAAIDKEATRFRLRQDFVSRFLGDAEDEKSLLKLALNHGWLNRVGIDTNRKPVYAFFHASFQEYFAAKAINDWHFFLNHVPNTPNQGTYRIFEPRWKQTILLWLGREEENLKWQKQQFINALVSFKDRCGKRNREDIDKGFYEYRAYFLAAAGIAEFKGSYRDNEIVAQIVKWSFGYLDKKKEWSSFPKAIEEEARSTLQKINRTKAIAALLQLLQSKNVKNYTRWQVAESLGKIGKGNEIAITALLQLLQSNNVDNGIRWQAAESLGKIGIGNEKAIATLLQLLQSKNVDDLTRSLAAHSLGQINPGDEIAIAVLLQLVRSKNVAVLTRSLAAHSLGQIDPGNEFAIAALVQLLQSNNLDDDTRSQVVYSLGQIDPGNEIAIAALVQVLQSPDVDKYTRMSAASSLGKIDPGNKEAIAALLQLLQSKSVGDFTRSLAPDSLGQIATGNENAIAALMELLQSTTVDDYTRRLAASSLGKIGIGNENAIAALIQLLQSKSVDDLTRWQAAKSLGQIGAGNEKAIAALVKLLQSNNLDDSTCQRVAESLEKIDPGNENAITALVKLLQSKNVKNYTRRQAAESLGKIGTGNGKAITALMLVVLLNHVDDDTRSQAAFSLGKILQDNKYFFEAVKTLSGYRRLYGDNYDLAWECAQNMPYSKFYQAWHQHDITTRTMQSLKQILFRII
- a CDS encoding diflavin flavoprotein, yielding MSQTKPRDVQVLPIGTNTTVLRSRSWTRLRFEIEYALAKGTTANSYLIQGDKLALIDPPGETFTQIYLDALQKRLDVTEINYVILGHINPNRAATLKALLEIAPQITFVCSNPGAINLRGVLENPDLPMLIMRGEETLDLGKGHNLQFIPTPNPRYADELCTYDPQTEILYTDKLFGAHICGDQVFDEGWATINEDRRYYYDCLMAPHARQVETALDKLADFPTRLYATGHGPLVRYGLIELTHAYREWSQQQTSADLTVALIYASAYGNTATLAQAIARGITKAGVAVESINCEFADPEEIRAAVEKSAGFVMGSPTLGGHAPTPVQTALGIVLSTATNNKLAGVFGSFGWSGEAVDLIESKLKDAGYRFGFDSIRVKFKPNEVTLQMCEEAGTDFAQALKKARKVRTQSVPATNVEQAVGRIVGSLCVVTAKQGEISSAMLASWVAQASFNPPGLTIAVAKDRAVETLTHTGNKFVLNVLKEGNHLGLMKHFLKPFGPAQDRFADVATAEAENGSPVLQDALAYLECSVQNRMESGDHWLVYATVENGKVLNQDGVTAVHHRKSGNHY